In Comamonadaceae bacterium OS-1, a single window of DNA contains:
- the rapK gene encoding chorismatase: protein MPLSPAPIPPLLSLHYLSRDTGTPLSAPAALGAVRFSHAASPTCALDIATPVLGPPGDVLELWHTGQPVRTGTQGLLQYAMTDDVLFGAICIPDTHSDVVRYAGGGYDPLRPSLLQQASEQVYLAVFAALESLGYPHLLRVWNYFSAINTDTWGMERYLQFNIGRQDAFRKMARPFLADAPAACALGTHGGGLHVYFLAAKVPPLAIENPRQVSAYFYPDQYGPRTPSFSRAALATLPGQRWLFISGTASIVGHQTVHAGDVRAQTEETLRNIAVLLAQANRAEDTRDWTLAAVQYKVYVRHAADFEAVRGVLDAQLPPAAVRFYVQADVCRADLLMEIEATGCLPVPIARV from the coding sequence ATGCCCTTGAGTCCGGCACCCATTCCCCCTTTGCTGTCTTTGCACTACCTGTCCCGCGATACCGGGACCCCCCTGTCGGCCCCGGCGGCCCTGGGTGCCGTGCGGTTCAGCCACGCCGCTTCGCCGACCTGTGCGCTCGATATTGCCACCCCGGTACTCGGCCCGCCTGGGGATGTGCTGGAGCTGTGGCACACCGGCCAGCCGGTGCGTACCGGTACGCAGGGCCTGCTGCAGTACGCCATGACCGACGACGTGCTGTTCGGCGCGATCTGCATCCCGGACACCCACAGCGATGTGGTCCGGTACGCCGGCGGTGGCTATGACCCTTTGCGCCCGTCGCTGCTGCAACAGGCCTCCGAGCAGGTGTATCTGGCCGTGTTCGCCGCGCTGGAGTCGCTGGGCTACCCGCACCTGCTGCGGGTGTGGAACTACTTTTCGGCCATCAACACCGACACCTGGGGCATGGAGCGCTACCTGCAGTTCAACATCGGGCGGCAGGATGCGTTTCGCAAGATGGCCCGGCCATTCCTGGCCGACGCACCCGCCGCCTGCGCCCTGGGCACCCACGGCGGTGGCCTGCACGTGTACTTTCTGGCCGCCAAGGTGCCGCCGCTGGCGATAGAAAACCCGCGCCAAGTCAGTGCCTACTTCTACCCCGACCAATACGGGCCGCGCACGCCGTCTTTTTCGCGCGCGGCGCTGGCCACCTTGCCAGGCCAACGCTGGCTGTTCATCAGTGGCACCGCCAGCATCGTTGGCCACCAGACCGTGCACGCCGGGGATGTGCGCGCGCAAACCGAAGAAACCCTGCGCAACATCGCCGTGCTGCTGGCCCAGGCCAACCGTGCGGAAGACACCCGGGACTGGACCCTGGCGGCGGTGCAGTACAAGGTGTACGTGCGCCACGCCGCAGATTTCGAGGCCGTGCGGGGCGTGCTGGACGCGCAGCTACCGCCTGCGGCTGTGCGCTTCTACGTGCAGGCCGACGTGTGCCGCGCCGATCTGCTGATGGAAATCGAGGCCACGGGCTGCCTGCCCGTGCCAATTGCCAGGGTTTAG
- the xerC_4 gene encoding tyrosine recombinase XerC, whose product MVPPALVAQYLDYVRFEKRLAERTLALYALDLAKLSGLAETAGVALTDVAQHHIRRWVVQMHSQGRSGRGIALILSGWRGFYVWLGRQGLVASNPVQDVRAPKAAKPLPKALGLDEAVAFADFENEQDDPWLEARDAAMVELLYGGGLRVGELTGLDAAPGPFAKGWVDLAAGEAHVLGKGRKQRIVPIGKTAVAALEKWLAMRAEGQGADMSAALFLGRYGTRLTAASVWQRLRRRSRLAGTATPVHPHMLRHSFASHVLQSSGDLRAVQELLGHANITTTQVYTRLDFQHLAKVYDAAHPRAKRSAD is encoded by the coding sequence ATGGTCCCTCCCGCGCTGGTCGCCCAGTACCTCGACTACGTGCGCTTTGAAAAGCGCCTGGCCGAGCGCACGCTGGCGCTGTACGCGCTGGATTTGGCCAAACTGAGCGGTCTGGCCGAGACGGCAGGGGTGGCGCTGACCGACGTGGCCCAGCACCACATCCGCCGCTGGGTGGTGCAAATGCACAGCCAGGGGCGTAGCGGGCGCGGCATTGCGCTGATCTTGTCGGGCTGGCGTGGGTTTTACGTCTGGCTGGGCCGCCAGGGCCTGGTGGCCAGCAACCCGGTGCAGGACGTGCGCGCGCCCAAGGCCGCCAAACCCCTGCCCAAGGCCCTGGGGCTGGACGAAGCCGTGGCTTTCGCCGATTTTGAAAACGAACAAGACGACCCGTGGCTGGAAGCCCGCGACGCGGCCATGGTCGAGCTGCTGTACGGCGGCGGCCTGCGGGTGGGCGAGCTGACCGGGCTGGACGCGGCACCCGGCCCGTTCGCCAAGGGCTGGGTCGATCTGGCCGCAGGCGAGGCCCATGTGCTGGGCAAGGGCCGCAAGCAGCGCATCGTGCCGATCGGCAAAACCGCTGTGGCTGCGCTGGAGAAATGGCTGGCCATGCGCGCCGAAGGGCAGGGCGCCGACATGTCGGCGGCTCTGTTTTTGGGCCGCTACGGCACCCGCCTGACCGCCGCCTCGGTGTGGCAGCGCCTGCGCCGCCGCAGCCGCCTGGCAGGCACCGCCACCCCGGTGCACCCGCACATGCTGCGCCACTCGTTTGCCAGCCATGTGCTGCAAAGCAGTGGCGACCTGCGGGCCGTGCAGGAACTGCTGGGCCACGCCAATATCACTACCACCCAGGTCTACACCCGGCTGGACTTCCAGCACCTGGCCAAGGTGTACGACGCGGCCCATCCCCGGGCCAAGCGCAGCGCAGACTAA
- the ppm1 gene encoding polyprenol monophosphomannose synthase, whose product MTVASTTHLVLIPSYNPGNKVAETVRAARAQWNPVWVVVDGSTDGSAALLQAMAAADPGLQVLVLPQNVGKGAAVLQGLGRAAAQGFTHVLTMDSDGQHPAELIPNFMATSQQQPAAMVLGVPVFAADAPQLRVQGRKISNGWANLETLWAGIGDSLFGFRVYPIAPLRQVMQGQRWMRRFDFDPEAVVRMSWRGVPAINLPATVKYFTVAEGGVSHFNYLRDNCLLTWMHSRLFAGFVLRLPLLLVRRLKSMVF is encoded by the coding sequence ATGACAGTCGCCTCCACTACCCATCTCGTGCTGATCCCCAGCTACAACCCCGGCAACAAGGTGGCCGAGACCGTGCGCGCTGCCCGTGCCCAATGGAACCCCGTGTGGGTGGTGGTGGACGGCAGCACCGACGGCAGCGCCGCCCTGCTGCAGGCCATGGCCGCCGCCGACCCCGGCCTGCAGGTGCTGGTGCTGCCACAGAACGTGGGCAAGGGCGCTGCCGTGCTGCAGGGCCTGGGCCGGGCCGCCGCGCAGGGCTTCACCCACGTGCTGACCATGGACTCTGACGGCCAGCACCCGGCGGAGCTGATCCCCAACTTCATGGCCACCTCGCAGCAACAGCCAGCCGCCATGGTGCTGGGCGTGCCGGTGTTTGCCGCCGATGCGCCCCAATTGCGGGTGCAGGGCCGCAAAATCTCCAATGGCTGGGCCAATCTGGAGACACTGTGGGCGGGCATTGGCGACTCGCTGTTTGGCTTTCGGGTCTACCCCATCGCGCCGCTGCGCCAGGTGATGCAGGGCCAGCGCTGGATGCGGCGCTTCGACTTCGACCCCGAGGCCGTCGTGCGCATGAGCTGGCGCGGCGTGCCCGCTATCAACCTGCCCGCCACGGTGAAGTACTTCACGGTGGCCGAAGGTGGCGTGTCGCACTTCAACTACCTGCGCGACAACTGCCTGCTGACCTGGATGCACAGCCGCCTGTTTGCGGGCTTTGTGCTGCGCCTGCCGCTGCTGCTGGTGCGGCGGTTGAAATCAATGGTCTTTTAG
- the cysK gene encoding cysteine synthase, with protein MKTENILQTIGNTPHVRINRLFGPGANVWIKSERSNPGGSIKDRIALAMIEDAEKSGVLQPGGTIIEPTSGNTGVGLAVVAAVKGYKLVLVMPDSMSIERRRLMLAYGATFDLTPREKGMKGAIARAQELVAATPGSWMPQQFENPANIAVHVRTTAQEILADFPDGLDALITGVGTGGHITGCAQVLKAAWPNLKVFAVEPSASPVISGGAPAPHPIQGIGAGFIPKNLDVSLLDGVIQVDAEPAREWARRSAREEGMLVGISSGATLAAIAQKLPELPAGARVLGFNYDTGERYLSVDGFLPV; from the coding sequence ATGAAAACCGAAAACATCCTGCAAACCATCGGCAACACCCCGCACGTGCGCATCAACCGGCTGTTTGGGCCGGGGGCCAATGTGTGGATCAAGTCCGAGCGCAGCAACCCGGGCGGCTCCATCAAGGACCGGATTGCGTTGGCCATGATCGAGGATGCCGAGAAGTCCGGCGTGCTGCAGCCCGGCGGCACCATCATCGAGCCCACCTCGGGCAATACCGGCGTGGGCCTGGCGGTGGTGGCGGCGGTCAAGGGCTACAAGCTGGTGCTGGTGATGCCCGACAGCATGTCCATCGAGCGCCGCCGCCTGATGCTGGCCTACGGCGCCACCTTCGACCTGACCCCGCGCGAAAAAGGCATGAAGGGGGCCATCGCCCGCGCCCAGGAGCTGGTGGCGGCCACGCCGGGCAGCTGGATGCCGCAGCAGTTCGAGAATCCGGCCAACATCGCGGTGCACGTGCGCACCACGGCGCAGGAAATTCTGGCCGACTTCCCCGATGGGCTGGACGCGCTGATCACCGGCGTGGGCACCGGCGGCCACATCACCGGCTGCGCCCAGGTGCTGAAGGCGGCCTGGCCGAACTTGAAGGTGTTTGCGGTGGAGCCATCGGCCTCGCCGGTCATCTCGGGCGGCGCACCGGCCCCGCACCCGATCCAGGGTATCGGCGCGGGCTTCATCCCCAAGAACCTGGACGTATCGCTGTTGGACGGCGTGATCCAGGTGGATGCCGAACCGGCCCGCGAATGGGCCCGCCGCAGCGCCCGCGAAGAAGGCATGCTGGTGGGCATCTCCAGCGGTGCCACGCTGGCGGCGATTGCGCAAAAGCTGCCCGAGCTGCCCGCCGGTGCACGGGTGCTGGGCTTCAACTACGACACCGGTGAGCGTTACCTGTCGGTGGACGGGTTCTTGCCCGTCTAA
- the ybhF gene encoding putative multidrug ABC transporter ATP-binding protein YbhF — translation MNTPPWAIDVQGLTKRYGGRAVVDGIALQIRPGRICGFLGPNGSGKTTTIRMLCGLLTPDAGEGTCLGLDIRREARAIKHQVGYMTQKFGLYEDLTIRQNLDFIARLFELPARKQCVDDALEHLGLGSRQHQLAGALSGGWKQRLALAACLLHTPRLLLLDEPTAGVDPKARREFWDEIHRLAAEGITVLVSTHYMDEAERCHELAYIAYGQLLARGTAAQIIAQAQLSVWSASEPESPDGTTLAAMAAQVKTAPGILSVAAFGTAVHVAGQTEAAVEAAIAPWRSHAALRWERSAPNLEDVFISLIARTGDNFAAPPAATTP, via the coding sequence ATGAACACTCCTCCATGGGCCATTGACGTACAAGGCCTGACCAAGCGCTACGGCGGCCGGGCCGTAGTGGACGGCATCGCGCTGCAAATCCGCCCGGGCCGGATCTGCGGCTTTCTGGGCCCCAACGGCAGCGGCAAAACCACCACCATCCGCATGCTGTGCGGCCTGCTGACCCCCGATGCCGGGGAAGGCACCTGCCTGGGGCTGGACATCCGTCGCGAAGCGCGGGCCATCAAGCACCAGGTGGGCTACATGACCCAAAAATTTGGCCTGTACGAAGACCTGACGATCCGCCAAAACCTGGATTTCATCGCCCGCCTGTTCGAGCTCCCGGCACGCAAGCAGTGCGTGGACGACGCGCTGGAGCACCTGGGCCTGGGCAGCCGACAGCACCAGCTGGCAGGTGCCCTGTCCGGCGGCTGGAAGCAGCGCCTGGCCCTGGCCGCTTGCCTGCTGCACACGCCCCGGCTGTTGCTGCTGGACGAGCCTACCGCGGGTGTAGACCCGAAGGCGCGGCGCGAATTCTGGGACGAAATCCACCGCCTGGCCGCCGAAGGCATCACCGTGCTGGTGTCCACCCACTACATGGACGAGGCCGAACGCTGCCACGAGCTGGCCTACATCGCCTACGGCCAGTTGCTGGCCCGGGGCACGGCCGCCCAGATCATCGCCCAGGCCCAGCTCAGCGTGTGGTCGGCCAGCGAACCCGAAAGCCCCGACGGCACCACCCTGGCGGCCATGGCAGCGCAGGTCAAAACCGCACCCGGCATCCTCAGCGTGGCCGCTTTCGGTACGGCGGTGCACGTGGCGGGGCAAACCGAGGCCGCGGTAGAGGCCGCCATCGCCCCCTGGCGCAGCCACGCGGCGCTGCGCTGGGAACGCAGCGCGCCCAACCTGGAAGATGTGTTCATCAGCCTGATCGCCCGCACCGGCGACAACTTTGCCGCGCCGCCCGCGGCCACCACGCCATGA
- the ctcP gene encoding tetracycline 7-halogenase, whose protein sequence is MTDLKPAPSPPTACDVLVIGGGPAGSTAAALLAEQGYSVVLLEKAHHPRFHIGESLLPANLPLLDKLGVLEQVKAVSMEKWGAEFVSPWHAQKSATFHFADAWDKSMPFSYQVRRSVFDEILIRNAATKGAEVIEGCRVRGVDFASDQSGATIHAEHDDGRQGAWQARYVIDASGRDTFLGKKFASKKRNPKHNSSAIYGHFTGAQRHDGQDAGNITIFWFDHGWIWFIPLADGTTSVGAVVWSYYLKTRNQPVKEFFLATVAMSPALSERLAGATLVSDVEVTGNFSYSCDQTHGPNYLLLGDAFTFIDPVFSSGVMLAMNGGFVGAETVDTCLREPARAAQALRRFDQQTRLGPKEFSWFIYRVTNPTMRDLFMGPRNDFRVKEALLSMLAGDIFGKTPIWNSLRILKGIYYTVCLFNFQRTWQAMRRRKSNIQVLDTGSP, encoded by the coding sequence ATGACCGACTTGAAACCTGCGCCCTCCCCACCCACCGCTTGCGACGTACTGGTGATTGGCGGCGGTCCGGCAGGCTCCACGGCGGCCGCCTTGCTGGCCGAACAAGGCTACTCTGTGGTGCTGCTGGAAAAAGCCCACCACCCGCGTTTTCACATCGGCGAGTCGCTGTTGCCCGCCAACCTGCCCCTGCTGGACAAGCTGGGCGTGCTGGAGCAGGTGAAGGCTGTGTCGATGGAAAAATGGGGCGCAGAATTTGTCTCGCCCTGGCACGCACAAAAGAGCGCCACCTTCCACTTTGCCGACGCGTGGGACAAATCCATGCCGTTCTCCTACCAGGTGCGGCGCTCGGTGTTTGACGAGATACTGATCCGCAACGCCGCCACCAAGGGTGCCGAGGTCATCGAAGGCTGCCGCGTGCGCGGTGTGGACTTTGCCTCCGACCAAAGCGGCGCCACCATCCACGCCGAGCACGACGATGGCCGCCAGGGCGCGTGGCAGGCGCGGTATGTGATCGACGCATCCGGGCGCGACACTTTTTTGGGTAAAAAATTCGCCTCCAAGAAGCGCAACCCCAAGCACAACAGCTCGGCGATTTACGGCCACTTCACCGGAGCCCAGCGCCACGACGGGCAGGACGCGGGCAACATCACCATCTTCTGGTTCGACCACGGCTGGATCTGGTTCATTCCGCTGGCCGACGGCACCACCAGCGTGGGTGCGGTGGTCTGGTCGTACTACCTGAAGACCCGCAACCAGCCGGTGAAAGAATTTTTTCTGGCCACCGTGGCCATGAGTCCGGCCCTGTCCGAGCGGCTGGCCGGGGCCACGCTGGTATCGGATGTGGAGGTGACCGGCAACTTCTCGTACAGCTGCGACCAGACCCACGGCCCCAACTACCTGCTGCTGGGCGACGCATTCACCTTCATCGACCCGGTGTTCTCCTCGGGCGTGATGCTGGCCATGAACGGCGGCTTTGTAGGTGCCGAAACGGTGGACACCTGCCTGCGCGAGCCTGCCCGCGCGGCCCAGGCGCTGCGCCGGTTCGACCAGCAAACCCGGCTCGGGCCGAAAGAGTTCTCGTGGTTCATCTACCGCGTTACCAACCCCACCATGCGCGACCTGTTCATGGGACCACGCAACGATTTCCGCGTCAAAGAAGCCCTGCTGTCCATGCTGGCGGGCGACATTTTCGGCAAAACTCCCATCTGGAACTCGCTGCGCATCCTGAAGGGCATTTACTACACCGTCTGCCTGTTCAACTTTCAGCGTACCTGGCAGGCCATGCGCCGCCGCAAGAGCAACATCCAGGTACTCGATACCGGGAGCCCGTAG
- the fabG_7 gene encoding 3-oxoacyl-[acyl-carrier-protein] reductase — translation MAKTKRALVTGGSGAIGAAICRQLARDGLAVIVHAHRGVAAAQALVDEIVVAGGQAQAVAFDITDPVATTAALDLLLADGPIQVLVNNAGIHEDVVFPGMQLAQWQRVLDVSLNGFFHVTQPLTLPMARTRWGRIISITSVAALMGNRGQVNYSAAKGALHAATKSLSLELASRGITVNAVAPGIIQSAMSEAAFDATRVNQMVPMQRVGQPEEVADLVSFLASDRAAYISGQIISINGGMA, via the coding sequence ATGGCAAAAACAAAGCGCGCGCTGGTGACCGGCGGCAGCGGGGCGATTGGCGCGGCCATTTGCCGCCAACTGGCCCGTGACGGCCTGGCTGTGATCGTGCACGCCCACCGCGGCGTAGCGGCGGCGCAGGCGCTGGTGGATGAAATCGTTGTGGCCGGTGGTCAGGCCCAGGCCGTGGCCTTTGATATCACCGACCCCGTCGCCACTACGGCGGCGCTGGACCTGCTGCTGGCCGATGGCCCCATCCAGGTGCTGGTCAACAACGCGGGCATCCACGAGGACGTGGTGTTCCCGGGCATGCAGCTGGCGCAGTGGCAGCGGGTGCTGGATGTGTCGCTGAACGGCTTTTTCCATGTGACCCAGCCCTTGACGTTGCCCATGGCCCGTACCCGCTGGGGCCGCATCATCAGCATCACCTCGGTGGCGGCGCTGATGGGCAACCGGGGCCAAGTGAATTATTCGGCGGCCAAGGGGGCTTTGCATGCGGCCACCAAATCGCTGTCGTTGGAGCTGGCCAGCCGGGGCATCACGGTGAATGCGGTGGCCCCCGGCATCATCCAGAGCGCCATGAGCGAAGCCGCTTTTGATGCCACCCGCGTCAATCAGATGGTGCCCATGCAGCGCGTAGGCCAGCCCGAGGAGGTGGCCGACCTGGTCAGTTTTTTGGCATCCGATCGCGCCGCCTACATCAGCGGCCAGATTATTTCTATCAACGGCGGCATGGCATGA
- the ybhS gene encoding putative multidrug ABC transporter permease YbhS, which yields MKPGLSWMRLLAIFIKECQQILRDRPTFAMAVGVPILQLVLFGYAINTDPKGLPTALVSSDTGPMARSLVAALQNTGYFHITHTPTSEAEGDALVEAGTVQFLVVVPPDFSQRVVRGEQPTVLVSIDATDPAASGNAIAALGQLVPLALRHELQGPLRARQPGAPAFDLRIHRRYNPEGLSRYNIVPGLIGTILTMTMVMLTGLAMTRERERGTMENLLATPVRPVEVMLGKILPYVLLGYLQLGVILVAAWALFEIPMVGSFSLLMAMIGVFMLANLAVGFTFSTLARNQLQAMQATFFFFLPSMLLSGFMFPFRGMPPWAQWVGEVLPLTHFLRIVRGILLKGNGLAQLWPELWPMLAFLAVAGTVALLRYRQTLD from the coding sequence ATGAAGCCGGGTTTGAGCTGGATGCGGCTGCTGGCCATCTTCATCAAGGAATGCCAGCAAATACTGCGCGACCGGCCCACGTTCGCCATGGCGGTGGGGGTGCCCATTCTGCAGCTGGTGCTGTTTGGCTACGCCATCAACACCGACCCCAAGGGTTTGCCCACCGCGCTGGTCAGCAGCGACACCGGGCCGATGGCGCGCAGCCTGGTGGCGGCGCTGCAAAACACCGGCTACTTCCACATCACCCACACCCCCACCAGCGAGGCCGAGGGCGACGCGTTGGTGGAGGCGGGCACGGTGCAGTTTCTGGTGGTGGTGCCGCCCGACTTCTCGCAGCGCGTGGTCCGGGGCGAGCAGCCCACGGTGTTGGTCAGCATCGATGCCACCGACCCGGCGGCCTCGGGCAATGCGATTGCCGCCCTTGGCCAGCTGGTGCCTCTAGCGCTGCGCCACGAGCTGCAGGGACCATTGCGGGCACGCCAACCCGGTGCCCCGGCGTTCGATCTGCGCATCCACCGCCGCTACAACCCCGAGGGGCTGTCGCGCTACAACATCGTGCCAGGCCTGATCGGCACCATCCTGACCATGACCATGGTGATGCTGACCGGCCTGGCCATGACCCGCGAACGCGAGCGCGGCACCATGGAAAACCTGTTGGCCACGCCGGTGCGGCCGGTGGAGGTGATGCTGGGCAAGATCCTGCCCTACGTGCTGCTGGGTTACCTGCAGCTGGGGGTGATTCTGGTGGCGGCCTGGGCCTTGTTCGAGATTCCCATGGTGGGCAGCTTCAGCCTGCTGATGGCGATGATTGGCGTGTTCATGCTGGCCAACCTGGCGGTGGGCTTTACCTTCTCCACGCTGGCGCGCAACCAGTTGCAGGCCATGCAGGCCACCTTCTTTTTCTTTTTGCCGTCGATGCTGCTGTCGGGCTTCATGTTCCCGTTTCGGGGCATGCCACCGTGGGCGCAATGGGTGGGCGAGGTGCTGCCATTGACGCACTTTCTGCGCATCGTGCGCGGCATCCTGCTCAAAGGCAACGGCCTGGCGCAGTTGTGGCCCGAGCTGTGGCCCATGCTGGCCTTTCTGGCAGTGGCGGGCACCGTGGCTCTGCTGCGCTACCGGCAGACGCTAGATTAG
- the dapF gene encoding diaminopimelate epimerase, whose product MHIPFTKMQGAGNDFVVLDETRGRLGLSREQYRFLADRHFGVGADQILSVRAASAPGIDFEYAIHNADGGEVEHCGNGARCFMRFVHSRGLTTERSVRVQTMERVLQLNMQADGRVTVDMGLPVFDLAQIPFDPQGLQPVAVNTWQKWPLALTLSAQAAIFNVAVVSMGNPHAVHVVDDVDAAPVLTTGPLVQAQPCFPNGVNVGYLQVVDRGHIRLRVFERGAGETLACGTGACAAVVAGIRLGLLDARVDVDTRGGPLTIEWAGLGQPVWMTGPATTVFDGSITIPD is encoded by the coding sequence ATGCACATTCCATTCACCAAAATGCAGGGCGCGGGCAACGACTTTGTGGTGCTCGACGAGACCCGGGGCCGCCTGGGCCTGAGCCGGGAGCAGTACCGCTTTCTGGCCGACCGCCACTTCGGCGTAGGCGCGGACCAGATCTTGTCGGTGCGGGCCGCCAGCGCCCCCGGTATCGACTTCGAATACGCCATCCACAACGCCGACGGCGGCGAGGTGGAGCACTGCGGCAACGGCGCGCGCTGCTTCATGCGCTTCGTCCACAGCCGGGGGCTGACCACCGAGCGCAGCGTGCGGGTGCAAACCATGGAACGGGTGCTGCAACTGAACATGCAGGCGGATGGCCGCGTGACGGTGGACATGGGCTTGCCGGTGTTTGACCTGGCGCAGATTCCGTTCGATCCGCAGGGCCTGCAGCCCGTGGCTGTAAATACATGGCAAAAATGGCCTCTAGCGCTTACCCTATCAGCACAAGCAGCTATTTTTAATGTAGCGGTCGTGTCCATGGGCAACCCGCATGCCGTGCATGTGGTGGACGACGTGGACGCGGCCCCGGTGCTGACCACCGGCCCGCTGGTGCAGGCCCAGCCCTGCTTCCCCAACGGGGTCAATGTGGGCTACCTGCAGGTGGTAGACCGCGGCCACATCCGCCTGCGGGTGTTTGAACGCGGCGCGGGCGAGACCCTGGCCTGCGGCACCGGCGCGTGCGCGGCGGTGGTGGCGGGCATCCGCCTGGGCCTGCTGGACGCGCGGGTCGATGTGGACACCCGTGGCGGCCCCCTGACCATCGAATGGGCGGGCCTGGGCCAGCCCGTGTGGATGACCGGCCCGGCCACCACCGTGTTCGACGGCAGCATCACCATTCCGGATTAA
- the gerN gene encoding Na(+)/H(+)-K(+) antiporter GerN: MSAATHAVAAAGSVHKAELLLFFTLLQLTLIVLAGRVGGALAARWGQSAAVGEIIVGILLGPSLFGLLAPDTFALVFKSASGEPMQILSQIGLILLMFQIGLEFDFGHLTERRNRRTVLWVSTACMVLPFGLGVGLGWVSAPILSPQADALVSSLFIGTALSITALPILGRILMEFHMTRTPLGVIAISAAAINDVVGWLLLALVSTLAVSHFDALTFAVKVVLVLGFLLLWQWGVRPVMQRVIRHFERGQAAGSDELHPHLLGIALAMIFMSGMATYQLGIFAIFGGFMMGVILHDEHAFVRAWKARVSPFVLVFFLPIFFTYTGLRTNIGGLDSLALWGWCALVFGLATLGKFGGAYLAARATGLNHPEASILGILMNTRALMELIIINVGFDLGVISQNMFTMLVIMAIGSTVITTPLLRRWLPRVAPALPLPAGVVA, encoded by the coding sequence ATGAGCGCTGCGACCCACGCGGTCGCCGCCGCTGGTTCGGTGCACAAGGCCGAGCTGCTGCTGTTTTTTACCCTGTTGCAGCTCACATTGATCGTGCTGGCCGGGCGCGTCGGTGGGGCGCTGGCGGCGCGCTGGGGGCAGTCGGCGGCGGTGGGGGAGATCATTGTGGGCATTTTGCTGGGGCCGTCGCTGTTTGGGCTGCTGGCACCCGACACGTTTGCCCTGGTGTTCAAGTCGGCATCCGGTGAGCCGATGCAGATCCTGTCGCAGATCGGGCTGATTCTGTTGATGTTCCAGATCGGGCTGGAGTTTGACTTTGGCCACCTGACCGAGCGGCGCAACCGCCGCACCGTGCTGTGGGTCAGCACCGCCTGCATGGTGCTGCCGTTTGGGCTGGGTGTGGGCCTGGGCTGGGTGAGTGCGCCGATTTTGTCGCCGCAGGCCGATGCGCTGGTGTCATCGCTGTTCATCGGCACGGCCTTGTCCATCACCGCGCTGCCGATTCTGGGGCGCATCCTGATGGAGTTCCACATGACCCGCACCCCGCTGGGAGTGATCGCCATCAGCGCCGCCGCCATCAACGACGTGGTGGGCTGGCTGCTGCTGGCCCTGGTGAGCACGCTGGCGGTGTCGCACTTTGATGCGCTGACTTTTGCCGTGAAGGTGGTGCTGGTGCTGGGCTTTTTGTTGCTGTGGCAGTGGGGCGTGCGGCCTGTGATGCAGCGGGTGATCCGCCACTTCGAGCGCGGCCAGGCGGCGGGTAGCGACGAGCTGCACCCCCACCTGCTGGGCATTGCGCTGGCGATGATTTTTATGTCGGGCATGGCGACTTACCAACTGGGTATTTTTGCGATTTTTGGCGGCTTCATGATGGGCGTGATCCTGCATGACGAGCACGCCTTTGTGCGGGCCTGGAAGGCGCGGGTCAGCCCGTTTGTGCTGGTGTTCTTCTTGCCCATCTTCTTTACCTACACCGGGCTGCGCACCAACATCGGCGGGCTGGACAGTCTGGCGCTGTGGGGCTGGTGCGCGCTGGTGTTTGGCCTGGCCACGCTGGGTAAGTTTGGTGGGGCCTACCTGGCGGCCCGGGCTACCGGCCTGAACCACCCCGAGGCCAGCATCCTGGGCATTCTGATGAACACCCGCGCGCTGATGGAGCTGATCATCATCAACGTGGGGTTTGATTTGGGCGTGATCTCGCAAAACATGTTCACCATGCTGGTGATCATGGCGATTGGCAGCACCGTCATCACCACGCCGCTGCTACGCCGCTGGCTGCCCCGGGTGGCACCGGCCCTGCCGCTGCCTGCCGGGGTGGTGGCATAA